The following are from one region of the Polynucleobacter sp. MWH-CaK5 genome:
- a CDS encoding UDP-2,3-diacylglucosamine diphosphatase: MHASALFISDLHLTPSMPRTAERFFEFLEKEARTHEALFILGDLFEFWVGDDAKARSPFHLEVAQKIKALKQQGTKVYFMHGNRDFLLGDAYAQKADMEVLRDPQVVTIAEQTWLLTHGDALCTADKSYQRFRSVVRSAFVQKLFLMLPTSLRVNIASSLRSNSTANYHRAQRFTPDVIQVKGDVTITATASLVAMTNCQRVIHGHTHRPGYHEESLGGQSWQRWVLSDWDFDHPETVLPKGNALSITSDGVKVLDLVRS; encoded by the coding sequence ATGCACGCGAGCGCTCTATTCATTTCTGATCTTCATTTAACGCCATCGATGCCTAGAACGGCAGAGAGGTTTTTTGAATTTCTAGAAAAAGAGGCTCGCACCCATGAAGCTTTGTTTATTTTGGGAGATTTGTTTGAGTTTTGGGTGGGTGATGATGCCAAAGCAAGATCACCCTTCCACCTTGAAGTCGCTCAAAAAATCAAAGCACTGAAGCAACAAGGTACCAAGGTTTATTTCATGCACGGCAACCGAGACTTCTTGCTCGGTGATGCTTATGCTCAAAAAGCAGACATGGAAGTTTTAAGAGATCCACAAGTGGTCACAATTGCTGAGCAAACCTGGTTACTCACTCACGGCGATGCTTTATGTACTGCTGACAAGAGTTATCAGCGCTTTCGTTCAGTGGTGAGAAGTGCTTTTGTACAAAAGTTATTTTTGATGTTGCCAACCTCTTTGCGCGTCAATATCGCCAGTTCTTTGCGCAGCAACAGCACGGCCAACTATCACCGTGCACAACGTTTCACGCCGGATGTGATTCAGGTCAAAGGCGATGTGACCATCACTGCTACTGCAAGCTTAGTGGCGATGACTAATTGTCAACGAGTGATCCATGGACACACCCATCGTCCTGGCTATCATGAAGAATCTTTGGGCGGCCAGTCATGGCAGCGCTGGGTGTTATCAGATTGGGATTTTGATCATCCTGAAACAGTGTTACCAAAAGGTAATGCGTTGAGCATTACCTCTGATGGTGTCAAAGTTTTGGATTTGGTTCGGTCTTAA
- the cysS gene encoding cysteine--tRNA ligase, producing MLQIFNTLTRRKETFKPIEPGKVKLYVCGMTVYDFCHIGHARVMVVFDMVQRWLRASGMEVTYVRNITDIDDKIIKRAVENKETIKALTDRFIMAMHEDADALGIERPTHEPRATEYVPQMQNIITRLMDKNYAYQADEGDVNYAVRNFKNYGQLSGKSLDDLRAGERVAVTGGKQDPLDFVLWKTAKADEPADTKWESPWGVGRPGWHIECSAMSCELLGKHFDIHGGGADLQFPHHENEIAQSEGAFSDETGKPFVNTWMHNGFVRVNEEKMSKSLGNFFTIREVLKVFDPEVVRFFILKAHYRSPLNYSDAHLEEAKQGLTRLYNALSTVEDIPTYGKPSTWRTRFAQVMNDDFNTPEAIAILFELAGEINKAEGPEKLEERRDLARELKQLAKLLGLLERPAQEFLQAGGGSQSADNDTAAIEAAIQARADAKQGKDFAKADQIRQDLLAQGIVLEDKPGGVTLWRRA from the coding sequence ATGTTGCAAATTTTTAACACCCTGACGCGCCGTAAAGAAACATTCAAGCCCATTGAGCCAGGCAAAGTAAAGCTCTATGTTTGTGGCATGACTGTTTACGACTTTTGTCACATTGGTCATGCTCGGGTGATGGTGGTGTTTGACATGGTGCAACGTTGGTTAAGAGCCTCTGGCATGGAAGTGACCTATGTCAGAAACATCACAGACATTGATGACAAAATCATCAAGCGTGCGGTAGAGAATAAAGAGACCATCAAAGCCTTGACCGATCGCTTCATTATGGCGATGCATGAAGATGCCGATGCTTTGGGTATTGAGAGACCTACTCATGAGCCAAGAGCCACTGAGTATGTGCCACAGATGCAAAACATCATCACTCGCTTGATGGATAAGAACTACGCTTATCAAGCAGATGAGGGCGATGTGAATTACGCCGTTAGAAATTTTAAAAACTACGGTCAGCTATCAGGTAAGTCATTGGACGATCTAAGAGCTGGTGAGCGTGTGGCCGTGACCGGCGGCAAGCAAGATCCTTTGGACTTCGTTCTTTGGAAAACTGCCAAAGCCGATGAGCCAGCGGACACCAAGTGGGAATCTCCTTGGGGCGTTGGTCGACCAGGTTGGCACATTGAATGTTCAGCCATGAGCTGTGAACTCTTGGGCAAGCACTTTGACATCCACGGTGGTGGGGCAGACCTACAGTTCCCTCATCATGAAAACGAGATCGCCCAGAGCGAAGGTGCATTCTCGGACGAAACAGGCAAGCCGTTTGTGAACACTTGGATGCACAACGGCTTTGTGCGAGTCAATGAAGAAAAAATGTCTAAATCATTGGGCAACTTCTTCACCATTCGCGAAGTATTAAAAGTGTTTGACCCTGAAGTGGTGCGCTTCTTTATTTTGAAAGCCCATTACCGCAGTCCACTCAACTACAGTGATGCGCATCTAGAAGAAGCCAAGCAAGGTTTGACGCGTTTGTACAACGCCTTATCAACGGTTGAAGACATTCCAACGTATGGCAAGCCAAGTACTTGGAGAACTCGTTTTGCCCAGGTGATGAACGATGACTTCAACACCCCTGAAGCGATTGCCATCTTGTTTGAATTGGCTGGTGAAATCAATAAAGCAGAAGGTCCTGAGAAGTTAGAAGAAAGACGGGATCTTGCACGTGAACTTAAACAATTGGCAAAACTATTGGGATTGTTAGAAAGACCTGCCCAAGAGTTTTTACAAGCCGGTGGCGGATCGCAGAGTGCGGATAACGACACGGCAGCCATTGAAGCAGCGATTCAGGCACGAGCAGATGCCAAGCAGGGCAAAGACTTTGCCAAGGCAGACCAAATACGCCAAGACTTGTTGGCCCAAGGCATTGTTCTAGAAGACAAGCCGGGTGGTGTCACTCTTTGGAGGCGCGCTTAA
- a CDS encoding DNA-3-methyladenine glycosylase → MTAASSKVADPKAPALKAPDYWDQACTELMKHDRIMRKLIPKYPKAEFLTTRGDPFQTLARAIVGQQISVKAAQSVWERTIALTKKFTAKAVLKLEPSALRAAGLSQRKVEYMQDLATHFENGGLSSAKWDLLDDDTVIAELTAIRGIGRWTAEMFLIFYLMRPNVLPLDDIGLIKGISLAYFSGEPVSRNEAKEVAANWAPWQTVATWYMWRSIDPIPVEY, encoded by the coding sequence ATGACTGCTGCCTCCTCCAAGGTAGCAGATCCTAAGGCACCAGCACTGAAAGCCCCAGACTATTGGGATCAGGCTTGCACTGAGTTGATGAAGCATGACCGCATCATGCGCAAACTCATCCCCAAATACCCCAAAGCAGAATTCTTGACCACCCGCGGTGACCCATTCCAAACTTTGGCCAGGGCCATTGTGGGGCAGCAGATTTCCGTTAAGGCGGCTCAATCGGTTTGGGAGCGCACCATTGCGCTGACCAAAAAATTCACTGCCAAAGCAGTTCTTAAGTTAGAGCCTTCTGCATTGAGAGCGGCTGGCTTATCCCAAAGAAAAGTCGAGTACATGCAAGACTTGGCCACCCATTTTGAAAATGGCGGCTTGAGTAGTGCGAAGTGGGATTTGTTGGATGACGACACCGTCATCGCAGAATTAACTGCGATTCGTGGCATTGGCCGTTGGACAGCAGAAATGTTCTTGATCTTCTATTTGATGAGGCCCAATGTCTTGCCTTTAGATGATATTGGTTTGATCAAAGGTATTTCTCTGGCTTATTTCAGCGGTGAACCTGTGTCACGCAATGAGGCCAAAGAGGTCGCTGCCAATTGGGCGCCTTGGCAAACAGTGGCCACTTGGTACATGTGGCGCAGTATTGACCCAATCCCAGTCGAGTATTGA
- a CDS encoding acetyl-CoA carboxylase carboxyltransferase subunit alpha, whose product MKITFLEFEQPIAELEQKIEELRFVQDESAVDISEEIGKLSEKSQLLTKDLYTRLTPWQVAQIARHPQRPYTMDYVNNIFTDFHELHGDRNFADDQSIIGGLARFNGMPCMVIGHQKGRDTKERAMRNFGMSRPEGYRKAKRLMRLAEKFNVPVFTFVDTPGAFPGIDAEERNQSEAIGHNLFVQAELRVPIISTIIGEGGSGGALAIAMGDVVQMLQFATYSVISPEGCASILWKTAEKAPEAAEQLALTALRLKALGLIDKIVSEPLGGAHRDHAGMAALLKRALADSLRQFQTMGVDELLERRHERLMSYGKFKDSNKDK is encoded by the coding sequence ATGAAAATCACTTTCCTTGAATTCGAGCAGCCAATCGCTGAACTCGAGCAAAAAATTGAAGAATTACGTTTTGTTCAAGATGAGTCTGCAGTCGATATTTCTGAAGAGATCGGCAAGCTTTCTGAAAAAAGCCAACTGCTCACAAAAGACCTCTATACACGTTTAACTCCATGGCAAGTGGCGCAAATTGCACGTCATCCGCAGCGCCCGTACACCATGGATTATGTGAACAACATCTTTACTGACTTCCATGAACTGCATGGCGACAGAAACTTTGCTGATGACCAATCGATCATTGGTGGATTAGCCAGATTCAACGGCATGCCTTGCATGGTGATCGGACATCAAAAGGGTCGTGACACCAAAGAACGTGCGATGCGTAACTTTGGTATGAGCCGTCCTGAAGGTTACAGAAAAGCCAAGCGCTTGATGCGCTTAGCAGAAAAATTCAATGTGCCAGTTTTCACATTTGTTGATACACCAGGCGCGTTCCCAGGTATTGATGCTGAAGAGCGCAACCAATCAGAAGCGATTGGTCATAACTTATTTGTTCAAGCGGAACTCAGAGTACCTATCATCTCAACCATCATTGGTGAGGGTGGTTCAGGTGGTGCCTTGGCGATTGCGATGGGTGATGTGGTGCAAATGTTGCAATTTGCCACTTACTCAGTGATCTCACCAGAGGGCTGCGCATCGATTCTTTGGAAGACTGCAGAGAAAGCTCCTGAGGCTGCCGAGCAGTTAGCTTTGACAGCACTTCGTTTAAAAGCCTTGGGCTTGATTGACAAGATTGTCAGCGAACCTTTGGGTGGTGCACACCGTGACCACGCTGGCATGGCTGCATTGCTCAAGCGTGCATTGGCTGACTCTTTGCGCCAATTCCAAACCATGGGTGTGGATGAGTTGCTTGAACGTCGTCACGAGCGCTTGATGAGCTATGGCAAGTTCAAAGACAGCAACAAAGACAAGTAA
- a CDS encoding inositol monophosphatase family protein, protein MHPMLNVAIKAARRAGNIINRASLNSERIQVTRKQHNDFVTEIDQAAEAAIIDTLKEAFPDHSFLGEETGETLSSSTNQTSNHVWIIDPLDGTTNFIHGFPQYAVSIALAVDGVLQQAVVYDPNRDELFTATRGAGAYVNNRRLRVAGRLKMSEALLGTGFPYREDQNVEEYLEIFAKMTRQCAGLRRPGAASLDLAYVAAGRLDGFFESGLKPWDMAAGILLITESGGLVGNYAGEEGYMQSGEIMAANPRIFGQLVTALREHSKP, encoded by the coding sequence ATGCATCCCATGCTTAATGTGGCCATTAAGGCCGCGCGTCGCGCAGGAAATATTATCAACCGAGCATCGCTGAATAGCGAGCGTATTCAGGTTACCCGTAAGCAACACAATGATTTTGTCACTGAAATCGATCAGGCTGCTGAAGCTGCCATTATCGATACTTTGAAAGAAGCCTTCCCTGACCACAGTTTTTTGGGTGAAGAAACCGGCGAAACACTTTCTAGCAGTACCAATCAAACCTCCAACCATGTGTGGATCATCGATCCTTTGGATGGCACAACCAATTTCATTCATGGCTTCCCTCAATATGCTGTATCGATTGCTTTAGCAGTTGATGGCGTCTTGCAGCAAGCCGTGGTCTATGACCCGAACCGTGATGAGTTATTCACGGCCACTCGTGGTGCAGGTGCTTATGTGAACAACCGCCGTTTGCGTGTGGCTGGCAGATTAAAAATGTCAGAAGCACTTTTAGGCACGGGCTTCCCTTATCGTGAAGACCAAAACGTTGAAGAGTATTTAGAAATATTTGCCAAGATGACACGTCAGTGCGCTGGCTTGCGTCGTCCGGGCGCCGCATCTTTGGACTTGGCCTATGTGGCCGCTGGTCGCTTGGATGGATTCTTTGAATCAGGCTTAAAGCCATGGGACATGGCAGCAGGCATCTTGTTGATCACTGAATCTGGTGGCTTGGTTGGTAACTATGCAGGTGAAGAGGGTTACATGCAGTCAGGAGAAATCATGGCAGCGAACCCACGCATCTTCGGCCAATTGGTGACTGCTCTGCGCGAGCACTCAAAGCCTTAA
- a CDS encoding peptidylprolyl isomerase: protein MAKVQLTTSMGNITLTLNDELAPKSTENFLDYVRSGHYDGTIFHRVIANFMVQGGGMSAGMKQKPTKATIENEADNGLPNKRGSVAMARTSDPHSASSQFFINVVDNDFLNFSAPTSQGWGYAVFGEVTEGMDVVDAIRQVKTGSSGFHQDVPKEDVTITKATILEE, encoded by the coding sequence ATGGCAAAAGTGCAATTAACCACCAGCATGGGCAACATCACATTGACTTTGAATGATGAATTAGCGCCTAAATCGACTGAGAACTTTTTAGACTATGTTCGCTCTGGTCATTACGACGGCACGATCTTTCATCGCGTGATTGCTAACTTCATGGTTCAAGGCGGCGGCATGTCTGCTGGCATGAAACAAAAGCCAACCAAAGCCACGATTGAAAACGAAGCTGATAACGGTTTACCAAACAAGCGCGGCAGCGTGGCGATGGCCAGAACGAGCGATCCTCATTCAGCAAGTTCTCAGTTTTTCATCAACGTGGTGGATAACGACTTCTTGAACTTCTCTGCACCAACTTCTCAAGGCTGGGGCTATGCCGTGTTTGGTGAAGTGACTGAAGGCATGGACGTGGTCGATGCGATTCGCCAAGTGAAGACTGGCAGCTCAGGCTTTCATCAAGATGTGCCTAAGGAAGATGTCACGATCACCAAAGCAACTATCTTAGAAGAGTGA